A window of Streptomyces broussonetiae genomic DNA:
CTGGCCGAGTGGAGCGCGCGGCTGCTGGCCGCGCAGGGCGTCGACCACGTGGACGCCTCGCTGCTCACCGTGCACGAGAACAAGTTCTACGCCGACACCGCCGGGACCATGACGACACAGCAGCGTGTACGGCTGCACCCTCAGTTCACGGCCGTGGCGGTCGACGAGTCGAGCGGGGAGTTCGACTCGATGCGCACCCTCGCGCCGCCCGTCGGGCGCGGCTGGGAGTATCTGACGGGCACCGGATGGGACTGGGACGACGAGTTGGAGCGGATCCCCGAGCTGCTCGCCGAGAAGATGCGGGCGCCGAGCGTGGAGCCGGGCCTGTACGACCTGGTGGTCGACCCCTCCAACCTGTGGCTCACGATCCATGAGTCCATCGGCCACGCCACCGAGCTGGACCGCGCCCTCGGCTACGAGGCGGCGTACGCGGGCACTTCCTTCGCCACCTTCGACCAGCTGGGCAAGCTGCGTTACGGCTCCGAGCTGATGAACGTCACCGGAGACCGCACCGCCGAGCACGGCCTCGCGACCATCGGCTACGACGACGAGGGCGTCGAGGCGCAGTCCTGGGACCTGGTGAAGGACGGGACGCTGGTCGGCTACCAGCTGGACCGCAGGATCGCGAGGCTGACCGGCCTCGACCGCTCCAACGGTTGCGCGTTCGCCGACTCCCCCGGACATGTGCCGGTGCAGCGCATGGCCAACGTGTCCCTGCAGCCGGATCCCGCCGGACTGTCGACCGAGGACCTGATCGGCGGCGTCGACCGGGGCATCTACGTGGTCGGTGACCGGTCCTGGTCGATCGACATGCAGCGGTACAACTTCCAGTTCACGGGTCAGCGCTTCTTCAGGATCGAGAACGGGCGGATCACCGGGCAGCTCAAGGACGTGGCGTACCAGGCGACCACGACGGACTTCTGGGGGTCGATGGCCGCGGTGGGCGGTCCGCAGACCTACGTCCTCGGTGGTGCCTTCAACTGCGGCAAGGCCCAGCCCAGCCAGGTGGCGGCCGTCTCGCACGGGTGCCCCTCCGCCCTCTTCAAGGGCGTCAACATTCTGAACACCACGCAGGAGGCCGGTCGATGAGCGCCCGTAGCAACAAGCCGCACGAGGTCGTGGAGCAGGCGCTCGCGCTGTCCCGGGCCGACGGCTGTGTCGTCATCGCCGACGAGTACTCGACCGCCAACCTGCGCTGGGCGGGCAACGCGCTGACCACGAACGGGGTGACGCGCGGTCGTACGCTCACCGTGATCGCGACCGTGGACGGCAAGGAGGGCACCGCCTCCGGTGTCGTGTCGCGCTCGGCCGTCACGCCGCAGGAGCTGGAGCCGCTGGTGCGGGCCGCCGAGGCAGCCGCGCGCGGTGCCGGGCCCGCCGAGGACGCCCAGCCCCTGGTCACCGGTGTGCCGCAGTCCCCTGACTTCACGGACGCGCCCGCCGAGACCTCCTCCGCGGTGTTCGCCGACTTCGCCCCGGCGCTCGGCGAGGCGTTCGCACGCGCGCGTGCGGGCGGCCGTGAGCTGTACGGCTTCGCCAACCACGAGTTGGTGTCGACGTACCTGGGTACGTCCACGGGCCTGCGTCTGCGCCACGACCAGCCCACCGGCACGCTGGAGCTGAACGCCAAGTCGCCCGACCGGCTGCGCTCGGCGTGGGCCGGCCGCTCCACGCGGGACTTCAAGGACGTCGACCCGGGCGCCCTGGACGCCGAGCTGGCCGTACGGCTCGGCTGGGCGGAGCGGAGCGTGGCGCTGCCCGCGGGCCGGTACGAGACGCTGCTGCCGCCGACCGCGGTCGCGGACCTGCTGATCTACCAGCTGTGGTCGGCGTCGGGGCGGGACGCGGCCGAGGGCCGGACGGTGTTCTCCCGGCCGGGCGGGGGCACGCGCGTCGGCGACAGGCTGAGCGAGCTGCCGCTGACGCTGCGCAGCGACCCGAACGAGCCGGGCCTTGAATGCGCGCCCTTCGTGGTCGCGCACTCCTCGGGCGGTGACCAGTCGGTGTTCGACAACGGGCTGCCGGCGCTTGCCACCGAGTGGATCGGCCAGGGCGTGCTCGGCCATCTGACGACCACCCGGCACAGCGCGGCCCTGACCGGGCTGCCGGTGGCCCCGGCGCCCGGGAATCTGATCCTGGACGGCGGGGACGACCGCTCTCTGGAGGAGATGGTGGCTCAGACCGAGCGGGGGCTGCTGCTGACCTGCCTGTGGTACATCCGCGAGGTCGACCCGGCGACGCTGCTGCTGACGGGCCTGACCCGGGACGGTGTCTACCTTGTGGAGAACGGCGAGGTGACCGGGCAGGTGAACAACTTCCGGTTCAACGAGTCCCCGGTGGATCTGCTGGGGCGGGCGACGCAGGCCGGGCGCACCGAGAAGACGCTGCCGCGCGAGTGGAGCGACTGGTTCACCCGGGCCGCGATGCCCGCGTTGCGGATCCCGGATTTCAATATGAGCTCTGTCAGTCAGGGCGTATAACCTCGTAGGCGTTCGTGGTCGGGTGTCACCGTCGGGTGTCGTCCGGCCGCCCGAAGATCATCGAGGAGACACGAGAACCGTGACGGACATCGTCGACGAGCTGAAGTGGCGTGGGCTGTTCGCCCTGTCCACCGACGAGGACGCCTTGCGCAAGGCGCTCGCGGACGGTCCCGTCACGTTCTATTGCGGTTTCGACCCGACCGCGCCGTCCCTGCACGTGGGGCACCTGGTGCAGGTGCTCACCGTGCGCCGGCTCCAGCAGGCCGGGCACCGGCCGCTGGCGCTGGTCGGCGGTGCCACGGGCCTGATCGGTGACCCGCGCCCGACGGCGGAGCGCACGCTGAACGACCCGGAGACGGTGGCGGGCTGGGTCGGCAAGCTGCGCGCGCAGATCGAGCCGTTCCTGTCCTTCGAGGGCGAGAACGCCGCGGTCATGGTCAACAACCTAGACTGGACCGCGGGTCTGTCCGCGATCGAGTTCCTGCGGGACATCGGCAAGCACTTCCGGGTCAACAAGATGCTGACGAAGGACTCCGTGGCCCGGCGCCTGGAGTCCGACCAGGGCATCAGCTACACGGAGTTCAGCTACCAGATCCTGCAGGGGATGGACTTCCTCCAGCTCTACCGGCGCCACGGCTGCACGCTCCAGCAGGGCGGCAGCGACCAGTGGGGCAACCTCACGGCGGGCCTGGACCTGATCCACAAGCTGGAGCCCGGCGCCGACGTGCACGCCCTGGCCACCCCGCTGATGACGAAGGCGGACGGCACCAAGTTCGGCAAGACCGAGGGCGGCGCCGTCTGGCTCGACCCGGAGATGACGACGCCGTACGCGTTCTACCAGTTCTGGCTGAACGTGGACGACCGGGACATCTCGACGTACATGCGGATCCTGTCCTTCAAGTCCCGTGAGGAGCTGGAGGAGCTGGAGCAGCAGACGCAGGATCGTCCGCAGGCCCGGGCGGCGCAGCGGGCGCTGGCCGAGGAGCTGACGACGCTGGTGCACGGCGCCGACCAGACGGCCGCGGTGATCGCCGCGAGCCGTGCCCTCTTCGGGCAGGGCGAGCTGGCGGAGCTGGACGGCACGACGCTCGCCGCCGCGCTGTCCGAGCTGCCGCACATCCGGGTCACCGAGCTGGGTGCGGTGGTCGACCTGTTCGCGGAGGTCGGTCTCGTCGCCAGCAAGTCCGCCGCGCGTCGGACCGTGAAGGAGGGCGGGGCCTACGTGAACAACGTGAAGGTCTCTTCCGAGGACGCCGTCCCGGCGAAGGAGGAGTTGCTGGACGGGCGGTGGCTGGTGCTGCGACGGGGGAAGAAGAACCTTGCCGCTGTGGAGGTTGTCGCCGGTTAGCGCCGTCGAGAGCGCGGTGGTCTGCGGGATGCGGCTTCGTCCGTGGTTCGTGCGCAGGCCCCCGCGCTCCTGAAGGGGCGCTCCCCTGTGGGCGATGTCAGGCGCGCTCGGCCTTCTTCTTGCCGAGTGTCGCCATGTAAAGGGCGTCCACCACACCCACGATGATGATGGCCGCCACGAGCTGGAAGATGTGCCGGCTCCAGTCGATGCCCCGGGTCGCCGCCACGCCCACGGCGCGGGCGATGGCGTTGCCCACGATGGCGCCGAGCATGCCGCAGATGGTGGTCAGCCACAGCGGGCTGTGCTGCTTGCCCGGGATGACGGCCTTGGCGATGACGCCGAGCACGAATCCCACGATGATCGCCCACAACCAGCCCATGGCTGCCTCCTCATACGGCTCGACGTGAGCATTAGGGCCAGTGTCGGCCGATGGGCCGTACGGCGCATGTCGGGTTCCCCCGTGCGGGGCGGGTTCGCCGCCGTTGTCGCAGGCAGTGAGCGCCCCGGTCTCGTGGGCGGCAGGGCCGCGGCGTAACGTGGGACGTGTCCCTGCCCGGTTCCCGGCCGGGCGTGGACGACGGTGCGGGCCGGGGAGAGTCCGATGCGGCGGATGGTGGTTTGTGATGCGGAAACAGCACGGCGGCGTCCAGGTGTTCCGGATCACCGGTGCCCGGACGGGTCTTGCCGAGGACGTACGGGGCCGGCAGCGGCGGTACGTCATCTCGATGACGGTCCGCACCGCGTCGGTGATCCTCGCGGTCGCCCTGTGGAACGTCGAGCGGTACGTGGCCATCGTGGCGTTGGTGCTCGGTGCGTTGCTCCCCTATGTCGCCGTGGTCATCGCCAACGCGGGGCGTGAGCGGCCGCCGTCCCTTCCGTCGACGTTCGTCAGCGTGCCCACGCGGCCGATGATCACACCGCCGCGGACGGAGGACGCGCAGGCGCAGTCCGTTGCGGAGGACACCGCGGCCCGTCCGACGGGGGCGCGCGATGAACAGCCCGGTCCGGTGTGACGCGGGCGGTCGCGGAAGCGGAATACGGGCTACCCATGAAGCTCAAGAAAAGCTCAGACAATCGTGCAGTTCCGGTGCCGGTCCACGGGGTACCCGTGACATACTGCGTACGCGCTCCGCATCCCCCGTCGGAGCGACGGACCGACGCCGGGCAGCTCCCCCCGTGGCTGCCCGGCGTCGCCTTGTCCGGGCCTCTTTCTGTGGGACGAACCTGTGACTGACGAGACCCCGATCTGTTCCGCCAAGGGCTGCCACACCGCCGCCGTGTGGGTACTGGCGTGGAACAACCCGAAGATCCATACGCCGGAGCGGCGCAAGACGTGGCTCGCGTGCGAGGAGCATCGCGAGCATCTTTCGCAGTTTCTCGGGGTGCGGGGCTTTTTGAAGGACGTGGTGAAGTTCGAGGACTGGGAAGCGTCCGAGAACTCCTAGCCGCCGATCGCGGACATGGGCCGGTCCGGCTGGACGAAGGTCGGGTCGTCCAGTCCCGCCCCCGCCTTCTTTCCCCACATCGTCAGTCGCCAGATGCGGGCGATCTCCTCGTCGGGCGCGCCGGAGCGCAGGGCCGCGCGGAGGTCGGTCTCCTCGGTGGCGAACAGGCAGGTGCGTATCTGGCCGTCGGCCGTGAGGCGGGTGCGGTCGCAGGCCGCGCAGAAGGGGCGGGTGACCGAGGCGATGACCCCGACCCGGTGCGGGCCGCCGTCGACCAGCCAGCGCTCCGCCGGGGCCGAGCCGCGCTCGTCCGCGCCCTCGGGGGTGAGATCGAAGCGGGTGCGCAGGGACGCGAGGATGTCCCCGGCGGTGACCATGCCCTCGCGCTTCCAGCCGTGCTGGGCGTCGAGGGGCATCTGCTCGATGAAGCGCTGCTCGTAGCCGTGCTCGATCGCCCAGGCCAGCAGGTCGGGCGCCTCGTCGTCGTTCAGGCCTGGCATCAGGACCGAGTTGATCTTGACGGGGGTGAGGCCGGCCTCGTGGGCGGCTTCCAGACCCTCGAGGACGTCCTTGTGCCGGTCGCGGCGGGTGAGGGTCTTGAAGACGTCGGGACGGAGGGTGTCCAGCGAGACGTTGACCCGGTCCAGGCCCGCGGCCTTCAGAGCCGCCGCCGTGCGCCGCAGGCCGATGCCGTTGGTCGTCAACGACATCTGCGGGCGCGGGGCGAGGGCGTCGACGCGCTCGACGATGCCGACCAGGCCCGGGCGCAACAGCGGCTCGCCACCGGTGAAGCGGACCTCCTCGATGCCGAGCATCCGCACGGCGATGTCGATGAGGCGGACGATCTCGTCGTCCGTGAGCAGGTCGGGCTTGGCCAGCCACTGCAGGCCCTCCTCGGGCATGCAGTAGGTGCAGCGCAGATTGCACCGGTCGGTCAGCGAGACCCTCAGGTCGGTGGCCACTCGGCCGTAGGTGTCGATGAGCACGTGGGCCCCCTCCCTCGTTCCCGGAGCATTCGTCCTGCGTTACCTGCGAGCCTACGTGACACCACTGACAACGACAGCGACCTGATCCGACGAGGTACGACGCGGCCGTGTCGTAGGACCGTACAGTCCCGGGCGACACGGCCGTCGTACGAAGGTGTCAGTGCGCTCCGGTGCCGGTCAGGGACCGCACCTCGAGTTCGGCGTACTTGCCGGCGTCCGGGACCTCCTTCGACAGCAGGGTGCCCACGACGCCGAGCAGGAAGCCGACGGGGATGGAGATGATGCCGGGGTTCTCCAGCGGGAACCAGTGGAAGTCGACGCCGGGGAACATCGAGGCCGGGCTGCCGGAGACCACCGGCGAGAACAGCACCAGGCCGACCGCCGTGACCAGGCCGCCGTAGATCGACCACAGGGCGCCGGAGGTGGTGAACCGCTTCCAGAACAGGCTGTAGAGGATCGTGGGAAGGTTCGCGGAGGCGGCGACCGCGAAGGCGAGGGCGACCAGGCCGGCCACGTTCAGGTCACGGGCGAGGGCGCCGAGGAGGATGGAGACCGCGCCGATGCCGACGGTCGCCCAGCGTGCCGCGCCGATCTCCTGCTTCTCGGTGGCCTGCCCCTTCTTGATGACGTTGGCGTAGATGTCGTGCGCGAAGGACGAGGACGAGGCCAGGGTCAGGCCCGCGACGACCGCGAGGATCGTGGCGAAGGCGACCGCGGAGATGGTGGCGAGCAGGACGGCGCCCCAGTTGGAGTCGACGCCGCCCAGGTGGAGCGCCAGGAGCGGCGCCGTGGTGTTGCCCGCCTTGTTGGAGGCGATGATCTCGGCCGGCTTGATCAGCGCGGCGGCGCCGAAGCCGAGCGCGAGGGTCATCAGGTAGAAGACGCCGATCAGGCCGATCGCCCAGAGGACGGACTTACGGGCGGCCTTCGCGGTGGGCACCGTGTAGAAGCGGATCAGGATGTGCGGCAGGCCCGCGGTGCCGAGCACCAGGGCGATGCCGAGCGAGATGAAGTCCAGCTTGGTGGTGCCGGTGGCGCCGTACTTCAGGCCGGGCTCCAGGAAGGCGGAGCCCTTGCCGCTGTTGTCGGCGGCCTTGCCGAGCAGGTCGGAGATGTTGAAGTGGAACTTCAGCAGGACCAGGAAGGTCAGCAGCACGGCGCCCGCGATCAGCAGCACCGCCTTGACCATCTGGACCCAGGTGGTGCCCTTCATGCCGCCGATGGTGACGTACACGATCATCAGGACGCCGACCAGGGCGACGATGCCGATCTTGCCGGCGTCGCTGGTGATGCCCAGCAGGAGGGAGACCAGGACGCCCGCACCGGCCATCTGTGCGAGCAGGTAGAAGATCGAGACGACGATCGTGGAGGCGCCGGCGGCCGTGCGCACCGGGCGCTGGCGCATCCGGTAGGCCAGCACGTCGCCCATGGTGTAGCGGCCGGAGTTGCGCAGCGGCTCGGCGACCAGGAGCAGGGCGACCAGCCAGGCGACGAGGAAGCCGATGGAGTACAGGAAACCGTCGTAGCCGAAGAGGGCGATGGCGCCGGCGATACCGAGGAAGGACGCGGCGGACATGTAGTCGCCGGAGACGGCGAGGCCGTTCTGGAAGCCGGTGAACTGGCGTCCGCCGGCGTAGAAGTCGGCGGCGTCCTTGGTCTGGCGGCCCGCCCAGACGGTGATGACGAGGGTCGCGGCGACGAACACCGCGAACAGGGTGATGATCAGTGGCCTGTGCTGGCTCGCCTCGCCGGCGGCGAGCAGGGTGTGCTGTGCGGGGCTCATGCTCCGCCCTCCATCCGGGACTTGATGGCCTCCGCCTTGGGGTCGAGCTGCGCGGCGGCACGACGGGCGTACCACCAGGCGATGAGGAAGGTGGTGAGGAACTGGGCGAGGCCGAGGACGAGGGCGACGTTGACGTTGCCGGCCACCTTGGTGCCCATGAAGTCGCCCGCGTAGTTGGAGAGCAGGACGTACAGCAGGTACCAGGCCGTGAACGCGATGGTGAGCGGGAAGGCGAAGGAGCGGTGGGCGCGGCGCAGTTCTGCGAACTCCGCGCTCTGCTGTACCTGCGCGAACTCCTCGGTGGAGGGAAGTGGGGCGCCCGGTGGGGCGGGGGGCGGTGTCTCGGTGGCCACGGTGTCTCCTCGCGTTCGCGGTTGCCATGACGACGGGGGCTCGATCGTGCTCGTGCTCCCTGCCCAAGGTCCACGGCGCCACGCAAGGACCGGTTCAAGTGCTATGAGTTGATCCGCAAGCGGTCTTGTTGAGTCATTGCCAAGTCATTGATGATCAGCGACCGGCGGGATAACTTCACCGTGCACCACCCGTCATGCACCTGCCCGAGCACCAGCCGTGTCTCGGGCGGTTTCGTATCCGGATGATGTGGAGATCCCATGGCTCATCTGCGCTCCAGACACAGGCTCGCGCTCGCCGTACCCGTGGCACTGTCCCTGACCGCCGCGCTCGGCCTCCTGCCGGCGGCGGCCTCGGCGGCGCCCGTCACGGCACCGGCGGCGCGAGCGGCGGAGAGCGGTCCGAACCTCGCCTACGTGGTCAACACCCGCACCGATCACCGCACGATCGAGTCGGTACGGCGCGAGGTCACCCGCAACGGCGGTTCCGTCGTGGCCGGTTACGACAGGATCGGAGTGATCGTCGCGCATTCCGCGGACCCCGGTTTCGCGGCGCGCATGCGCACGGTGCGCGGCGTGGACTCGGCGGGCGCCACGCGTACCGCACCGCTGAGTGCCGCGGGCACGACGGACGAGGGCGCGGTGCAGGTGCTGTCGAAGGCGCAGGTCGCGAAGCTCGCCGAGGCCGCGGCGCCGGGCGAGGAGCCGCTGGAGGCGGACCAGTGGGACCTGCGGGCGATCGGCGCCGACAAGGCCGCGCGGATCGACCCGGGCAGCCGGAGCGTGACCGTCGGTGTCATCGACACGGGCGTGGACGACACCCACCCCGACATCGCGCCGAACTTCTCGGCCTCGCAGTCGGCGAACTGCGTGAGCGGCAGGGCGGACACGACGTACGGCGCGTGGCGCCCGGTGGACGCCAACCACTACCACGGCACCCATGTGGCCGGAGAGATAGCCGCGGCCCGCAACGGCATAGGCGTTGCCGGTGTGGCGCCGGGCGTGAAGGTCGCGAGCATCACGGTGGCCCAGCCGGACGCGACCTCGCTGTTCTATCCGGAGAGCGTGGTCTGCGCCTTCGTGTTCGCCGCCGACCACGGCATCCAGATCACCAACAACAGCTACTACGTTGATCCATGGATGTACAACTGCATGGACAATCCCGATCAACGCGCCATCGTTGACGCGGTCAACAGGGCCCAGCTGTACGCCCAGCGCAAGGGCACTCTCAACGTCGCCTCGGCGGGCAACTCCAATGACGACCTGGACGCACCCTCGATCACCGACGCCTCCAGCCCCGACGACTCGACTGCCACGACCCGCACGGTCGACCCGCACAAGTGCTTCGACGTGCCGACCCAACTGCCCGGCGTGGTCACCGTGAGCGCGGTGGGCGTCAACGGCGTCAAGTCGTACTACTCCAGCTACGGTCTGGGCGTGATCGACGTCGCGGGGCCGGGCGGCGACAAGTACCAGATCCCGGACACCCCGTCGAAGAACGGCCGCATCCTGTCCACCCTGCCGAACGGCCAGTACGGCTTCCTGCAGGGCACCTCGATGGCGTCGCCGCACGTGGCAGCGGTGGCCGCGCTGCTCAAGTCGGCCCATCCGCACGCCACTCCCGCGCAGCTGCTGGCCCTGCTCAGGGCCGAGGCGGACAACCCGGGCTGCCCGAGCGGCCCCTACGACGGCGACGGGGACGGGGTCGTGGACGCGACCTGCACGGGCGGCAAGCACGTCAACGGCTTCTACGGCCATGGCGTCGTCGACGCACTGCGCGCGGTCAAGTAGCCGCAGCCCTCTCTGACTGCCCGCACGGCACGCTCGTACCGCGAACGAACTGGAGAGAACCGACCCATGACAGCGCCCAAGCCACGCCTGCGCCGCGCCCTCGCGATCCCGGCCGGAACGGCCCTGGCCACGGCACTCGCGCTTTTGCCGAACGTCACGGCCGCCGCGACGGAGAGCACCCCGGCGGCCGCCTCCGACGGGACCGTGCTCAGCTATGTCGTCAACGTCCGCCCGGGGCACGGCGTCTCGGCTCATGTGCGGCAGGCGATCGCCGAGGCCGGCGGTTCGGTGGTGATCGCCTACGACCGGATCGGCGTGATCGTCGTCCACTCCGACAACCCCGGCTTCGCGCGGGAGATCCGCATGGTGCGCGGGGTGGACTCGGCCGGTGCCACGCGTAATGCGCCGCTGCCCGCCCAGTCCACCACCGACGAGGGCACACCCAAGGCGCTCAGCGCGCAGGAGATCGCCGCGGCCGGGGCACGGGCCACGGCGGGGCAGGATCCCCTGGAGCCGTTGCAGTGGGATCTGCCGGCCATCAAGGCGGACAAGGCGCACGAGAAGACCCTGGGCAGCCCGGACGTCACGGTGGCCGTCATCGACACCGGCGTGGACGACACCCACCCCGACATCGCACCCAATTTCAACCGCGCGGACTCGGTCAACTGCGTGTCCGGCAAACCCGACACGGCGGACGGCGCCTGGCGGCCGAGCGCGTCGGAGAGCCCGCACGGCACACACGTGGCGGGGGAGATCGCGGCCGCGAGGAACGGGGTCGGCATGACGGGCGTGGCGCCGGGCGTCAAGGTGGCCGGCATCAAGGTCGCCAGTCCTCAGGGGTACTTCTACACCGAGGCCGTGGTCTGCGGCTTCGTGTGGGCGGCCGAGCACCACGTCGACGTGACCAACAACAGCTACTACACCGACCCGTGGTACTTCAACTGCACCTCCGACCCGGACCAGAAGGCGCTGGTGGACGCCATCACCCGGGCCTCGCAGTACGCGGAGAAGAAGGGCACCGTCAACGTCGCCGCGGCCGGCAACGAGAGCTACGACCTCGCGTCCGACTCGGTCACCGACCCGTCCTCCCCGAACGACGGCACCCCGTCGGACCGGGTGATCGACCCGCACCAGTGCTCCGACATACCGACCCAGCTGCCGGGCGTCGTGACGGTCGCGGCGACCGGCGCGAAAGGCCTGAAGTCGTCGTTCTCCAACTACGGCCTCGGCGTGATCGACATCGCCGCGCCGGGCGGCGACTCGACCGCCTACCAGAAACCGGAGCCCCCGGCGACGAGCGGCCTCATCCTGGGTCCGCTGCCGGGCGGCAAGTGGGGCTACATGGCCGGCACGTCGATGGCGACCCCGCATGTCGCGGGCGTTGCCGCCTTGATCAAGTCAACCCATCCGCATGCCCCGGCCGCCCTGGTCAAGGCACTGCTGTACGCGGAGGCCGACGCCACGCCGTGCACGGACCCGTACGACATCAACGGTGACGGCAAGGCCGACGCGGTGTGCGAGGGCACGAGGAACCGCAACGGCTTCTACGGCTGGGGCACGGCGGACGCGCTGGCCGCGGTCACCGGGTAAGGCACCGCCGCGGCGGGTGGCCGGGGCGCGCGTCCCGGCCACCCGGCCGTACGGCCCAATCCGGTCATGCATTCCGGAATGCGTTCCGGCATCACATATTGACTGAATCAATATTGATCAATCAATAATGCATAGTGTAGTCATGACAGATATCGCGTCAGACAGTGCGTCAGACGTTGCGCCGGACATCGTGTCCGCATGG
This region includes:
- a CDS encoding TldD/PmbA family protein, encoding MPHSIDEAFTALPLKALADAALARARALGAEHADFRCERVRSASWRLRDAKPAGSSDTTDLGYAVRVVHGGTWGFASGVDLTLDAAARVASQAVAMAKLSAQVIKAAGSDERVELADEPVHADRTWISSYEIDPFSVPDEEKAALLAEWSARLLAAQGVDHVDASLLTVHENKFYADTAGTMTTQQRVRLHPQFTAVAVDESSGEFDSMRTLAPPVGRGWEYLTGTGWDWDDELERIPELLAEKMRAPSVEPGLYDLVVDPSNLWLTIHESIGHATELDRALGYEAAYAGTSFATFDQLGKLRYGSELMNVTGDRTAEHGLATIGYDDEGVEAQSWDLVKDGTLVGYQLDRRIARLTGLDRSNGCAFADSPGHVPVQRMANVSLQPDPAGLSTEDLIGGVDRGIYVVGDRSWSIDMQRYNFQFTGQRFFRIENGRITGQLKDVAYQATTTDFWGSMAAVGGPQTYVLGGAFNCGKAQPSQVAAVSHGCPSALFKGVNILNTTQEAGR
- a CDS encoding metallopeptidase TldD-related protein produces the protein MSARSNKPHEVVEQALALSRADGCVVIADEYSTANLRWAGNALTTNGVTRGRTLTVIATVDGKEGTASGVVSRSAVTPQELEPLVRAAEAAARGAGPAEDAQPLVTGVPQSPDFTDAPAETSSAVFADFAPALGEAFARARAGGRELYGFANHELVSTYLGTSTGLRLRHDQPTGTLELNAKSPDRLRSAWAGRSTRDFKDVDPGALDAELAVRLGWAERSVALPAGRYETLLPPTAVADLLIYQLWSASGRDAAEGRTVFSRPGGGTRVGDRLSELPLTLRSDPNEPGLECAPFVVAHSSGGDQSVFDNGLPALATEWIGQGVLGHLTTTRHSAALTGLPVAPAPGNLILDGGDDRSLEEMVAQTERGLLLTCLWYIREVDPATLLLTGLTRDGVYLVENGEVTGQVNNFRFNESPVDLLGRATQAGRTEKTLPREWSDWFTRAAMPALRIPDFNMSSVSQGV
- the tyrS gene encoding tyrosine--tRNA ligase, which gives rise to MTDIVDELKWRGLFALSTDEDALRKALADGPVTFYCGFDPTAPSLHVGHLVQVLTVRRLQQAGHRPLALVGGATGLIGDPRPTAERTLNDPETVAGWVGKLRAQIEPFLSFEGENAAVMVNNLDWTAGLSAIEFLRDIGKHFRVNKMLTKDSVARRLESDQGISYTEFSYQILQGMDFLQLYRRHGCTLQQGGSDQWGNLTAGLDLIHKLEPGADVHALATPLMTKADGTKFGKTEGGAVWLDPEMTTPYAFYQFWLNVDDRDISTYMRILSFKSREELEELEQQTQDRPQARAAQRALAEELTTLVHGADQTAAVIAASRALFGQGELAELDGTTLAAALSELPHIRVTELGAVVDLFAEVGLVASKSAARRTVKEGGAYVNNVKVSSEDAVPAKEELLDGRWLVLRRGKKNLAAVEVVAG
- a CDS encoding GlsB/YeaQ/YmgE family stress response membrane protein, whose translation is MGWLWAIIVGFVLGVIAKAVIPGKQHSPLWLTTICGMLGAIVGNAIARAVGVAATRGIDWSRHIFQLVAAIIIVGVVDALYMATLGKKKAERA
- a CDS encoding DUF3099 domain-containing protein, which encodes MRKQHGGVQVFRITGARTGLAEDVRGRQRRYVISMTVRTASVILAVALWNVERYVAIVALVLGALLPYVAVVIANAGRERPPSLPSTFVSVPTRPMITPPRTEDAQAQSVAEDTAARPTGARDEQPGPV
- the moaA gene encoding GTP 3',8-cyclase MoaA, which codes for MLIDTYGRVATDLRVSLTDRCNLRCTYCMPEEGLQWLAKPDLLTDDEIVRLIDIAVRMLGIEEVRFTGGEPLLRPGLVGIVERVDALAPRPQMSLTTNGIGLRRTAAALKAAGLDRVNVSLDTLRPDVFKTLTRRDRHKDVLEGLEAAHEAGLTPVKINSVLMPGLNDDEAPDLLAWAIEHGYEQRFIEQMPLDAQHGWKREGMVTAGDILASLRTRFDLTPEGADERGSAPAERWLVDGGPHRVGVIASVTRPFCAACDRTRLTADGQIRTCLFATEETDLRAALRSGAPDEEIARIWRLTMWGKKAGAGLDDPTFVQPDRPMSAIGG
- a CDS encoding solute symporter family protein, whose protein sequence is MSPAQHTLLAAGEASQHRPLIITLFAVFVAATLVITVWAGRQTKDAADFYAGGRQFTGFQNGLAVSGDYMSAASFLGIAGAIALFGYDGFLYSIGFLVAWLVALLLVAEPLRNSGRYTMGDVLAYRMRQRPVRTAAGASTIVVSIFYLLAQMAGAGVLVSLLLGITSDAGKIGIVALVGVLMIVYVTIGGMKGTTWVQMVKAVLLIAGAVLLTFLVLLKFHFNISDLLGKAADNSGKGSAFLEPGLKYGATGTTKLDFISLGIALVLGTAGLPHILIRFYTVPTAKAARKSVLWAIGLIGVFYLMTLALGFGAAALIKPAEIIASNKAGNTTAPLLALHLGGVDSNWGAVLLATISAVAFATILAVVAGLTLASSSSFAHDIYANVIKKGQATEKQEIGAARWATVGIGAVSILLGALARDLNVAGLVALAFAVAASANLPTILYSLFWKRFTTSGALWSIYGGLVTAVGLVLFSPVVSGSPASMFPGVDFHWFPLENPGIISIPVGFLLGVVGTLLSKEVPDAGKYAELEVRSLTGTGAH
- a CDS encoding DUF485 domain-containing protein → MATETPPPAPPGAPLPSTEEFAQVQQSAEFAELRRAHRSFAFPLTIAFTAWYLLYVLLSNYAGDFMGTKVAGNVNVALVLGLAQFLTTFLIAWWYARRAAAQLDPKAEAIKSRMEGGA
- a CDS encoding S8 family peptidase, giving the protein MAHLRSRHRLALAVPVALSLTAALGLLPAAASAAPVTAPAARAAESGPNLAYVVNTRTDHRTIESVRREVTRNGGSVVAGYDRIGVIVAHSADPGFAARMRTVRGVDSAGATRTAPLSAAGTTDEGAVQVLSKAQVAKLAEAAAPGEEPLEADQWDLRAIGADKAARIDPGSRSVTVGVIDTGVDDTHPDIAPNFSASQSANCVSGRADTTYGAWRPVDANHYHGTHVAGEIAAARNGIGVAGVAPGVKVASITVAQPDATSLFYPESVVCAFVFAADHGIQITNNSYYVDPWMYNCMDNPDQRAIVDAVNRAQLYAQRKGTLNVASAGNSNDDLDAPSITDASSPDDSTATTRTVDPHKCFDVPTQLPGVVTVSAVGVNGVKSYYSSYGLGVIDVAGPGGDKYQIPDTPSKNGRILSTLPNGQYGFLQGTSMASPHVAAVAALLKSAHPHATPAQLLALLRAEADNPGCPSGPYDGDGDGVVDATCTGGKHVNGFYGHGVVDALRAVK